A section of the bacterium SCSIO 12696 genome encodes:
- a CDS encoding efflux RND transporter permease subunit, which produces MIEAAVKRGILVAVVVLISCILGLVAAFNIPVQMIPDLEVRTITVRTGWPGATPQDVEKEILIEQERYLRSLPNLQRMLSSAEMGEANIELEFPFGVDVNDALIRVNNALSQVPAYPENVDQPRLFSSSFSSNAFMHLTLRPIEGNPMQLDMDLLSDYAEDFIRPRMESVAGVSEVRVRGGAQRQIQIKVDAGRLAQRGISLTDVRSAIRERNSDASAGDIESGKSRYLMRVVGRFERLNELENLIIKRQGQANTRLKDVADITLDHFETRGERFFNGRRNINLSVRRESGSNVLEIKEQMLPVIASLNQDLLQQNGLELKLTSDDVQYVQSSLSNVWTNLAIGALLATLVMYAFLRSGRATAIGVIGIPICTIFAFLALTAFGRTINVISLAGVAFAIGMTVDNTIVVLESILQQRAKGLNKVQAAIAGVKEVWPAVLASTTTTVLVFAPILFIAQEAGQLYSDIAIAISGAIIASMLVAILVIPSALAHFGKKSAITKSESFELSDRWLKLSAVFTRSRKKARMYSGVFVAGILSLAYLLMPAAEYLPEGEEPKAFSNMVAPPSYNLTEMKKIGNDLRAYFNQYIDADPAAFNSGDDNMPPLAYYMMSISNGRIWFLSAPSDAENINAMMEGITSKFKSYPGMRAFSARGSIISSNDGGTRAVALDIAGNNITDIYKAADAVYQAADIYFDQPQINSEPRSLSLDQPLIQIKPRWERLAELNMSSRDLNYSIAAMSDGAYVDEFILEDDKVDIFLFSNAGNRQTLPNLAGSPILVGNGQILPLSALADLVESKNSNSIRRVDSNRTVTVYIIPPRNLALETAEAIVREQLLPQLWQENKIAQGIKVSISGAADQLEATRKALSSNFLVALILIYLLLVAIFTHWRYPLFILATVPLGMAGGLLGLVLVNGINAGLGFLGMNAFHQPFDMITMLGFLILLGTVVNNPILIVDQTRRCLLEQGTSVKDAIHRALKKRLKPILMSTATTIFGLAPLVLIPGEGTELYRGVGIIVLSGILVSTVLSLTFLPALLMALLKPTQPQKGQAKDISEGFKTLG; this is translated from the coding sequence ATGATCGAGGCAGCGGTCAAACGCGGCATCCTGGTTGCGGTGGTGGTATTGATTAGCTGCATCCTGGGCCTGGTGGCCGCCTTTAATATACCGGTGCAAATGATCCCGGATCTGGAAGTACGCACCATTACGGTACGTACCGGCTGGCCAGGCGCGACACCGCAAGATGTGGAAAAGGAAATTCTGATCGAGCAAGAGCGCTATTTACGCAGCCTGCCCAACTTGCAGCGCATGCTCTCGTCTGCGGAAATGGGGGAAGCCAATATTGAGTTGGAGTTTCCGTTTGGGGTAGACGTCAACGACGCTCTTATCCGGGTCAACAATGCCCTCAGCCAGGTGCCCGCCTATCCGGAAAATGTGGATCAGCCACGGCTGTTTTCCAGCTCCTTTTCCAGCAATGCTTTTATGCACCTGACGCTGCGCCCGATTGAGGGCAACCCCATGCAGCTGGATATGGATTTGCTCAGCGACTACGCCGAGGATTTTATCCGCCCCCGAATGGAATCCGTTGCCGGAGTCTCTGAGGTTCGCGTTCGCGGCGGCGCCCAGCGCCAAATTCAAATAAAGGTGGATGCCGGGCGCCTGGCGCAAAGGGGCATTAGCCTGACAGACGTTAGAAGCGCTATCCGCGAGCGCAATTCCGACGCCTCCGCGGGTGATATTGAAAGTGGCAAAAGCCGATATCTGATGCGGGTTGTCGGTCGCTTCGAACGGCTCAACGAACTGGAAAACCTGATTATCAAACGCCAGGGGCAGGCCAATACCCGCCTGAAAGACGTGGCCGATATCACACTGGATCACTTTGAAACCCGTGGCGAGCGGTTTTTTAATGGCAGGCGCAACATTAACCTGTCGGTGCGACGGGAAAGCGGCTCCAATGTTCTGGAAATTAAAGAACAAATGTTGCCGGTGATTGCCAGCCTCAATCAGGACTTACTGCAACAAAACGGCTTGGAACTCAAACTCACCAGTGATGACGTTCAGTACGTTCAAAGTTCACTGAGCAACGTGTGGACCAACCTGGCCATTGGTGCCCTGCTGGCGACCTTGGTGATGTACGCCTTTCTGCGTTCCGGCCGTGCTACCGCGATCGGCGTTATTGGCATCCCCATTTGCACCATTTTTGCATTTTTGGCGTTAACCGCGTTTGGCCGCACCATCAATGTGATTTCTCTCGCTGGCGTGGCTTTTGCCATCGGCATGACCGTGGACAATACCATTGTGGTATTGGAGTCCATCTTGCAGCAGCGAGCAAAAGGGTTAAACAAAGTTCAGGCGGCCATTGCCGGCGTGAAAGAGGTGTGGCCTGCGGTACTCGCCTCCACCACCACGACCGTATTGGTGTTCGCCCCCATTTTATTTATCGCTCAGGAAGCGGGGCAGCTGTATTCCGACATTGCCATTGCCATTTCCGGCGCCATTATCGCTTCGATGCTGGTGGCCATTTTGGTTATTCCATCGGCACTGGCACACTTTGGTAAAAAGTCTGCGATCACCAAAAGTGAATCATTTGAGCTGTCGGATCGCTGGTTAAAGCTGTCCGCCGTATTTACCCGCTCGCGAAAAAAAGCCCGTATGTACAGCGGTGTATTTGTTGCAGGCATTCTGTCGCTGGCTTATTTGCTGATGCCCGCCGCCGAGTATCTTCCGGAAGGTGAAGAGCCCAAAGCGTTCTCAAATATGGTGGCGCCGCCCAGTTACAACCTGACGGAAATGAAAAAAATTGGCAATGATTTAAGAGCCTATTTTAATCAGTACATTGACGCCGACCCGGCAGCGTTTAACAGCGGCGACGACAATATGCCGCCGCTGGCCTATTACATGATGTCGATTTCCAATGGTCGTATCTGGTTTCTCAGCGCCCCCTCTGATGCAGAAAACATCAACGCCATGATGGAGGGTATTACCAGCAAATTTAAAAGTTACCCGGGCATGCGTGCGTTTTCCGCCAGAGGCTCGATTATTTCCAGCAACGATGGTGGCACCCGAGCAGTGGCGCTGGATATCGCCGGTAACAACATTACTGATATTTACAAAGCCGCCGATGCGGTTTACCAAGCAGCGGATATCTATTTTGACCAACCGCAAATCAATTCCGAGCCCCGTTCTCTGAGTTTGGATCAGCCACTGATCCAGATAAAGCCAAGATGGGAACGCCTAGCGGAACTGAACATGAGCAGCCGCGATTTAAATTATTCCATCGCCGCCATGAGTGATGGCGCTTACGTGGATGAGTTTATTCTCGAAGACGATAAAGTGGATATTTTCCTGTTCAGCAATGCGGGCAACCGACAGACCTTGCCCAATCTGGCCGGGTCACCAATCTTGGTGGGCAATGGTCAAATACTGCCGTTGAGTGCGCTGGCGGATTTGGTGGAAAGCAAAAACAGCAACAGTATTCGGCGAGTGGACAGCAATCGCACCGTAACCGTTTATATCATTCCGCCGCGAAACCTCGCCCTGGAAACCGCAGAGGCCATCGTGCGTGAACAACTGCTACCGCAGCTATGGCAAGAAAATAAAATCGCCCAGGGAATAAAGGTCAGCATCAGCGGCGCTGCCGACCAACTGGAAGCCACTCGTAAAGCGCTATCGAGCAATTTCCTTGTCGCGCTTATACTGATTTATTTATTGCTGGTGGCCATTTTTACCCACTGGCGTTACCCGCTGTTTATTTTGGCAACGGTACCGCTGGGTATGGCAGGTGGCTTGTTAGGCTTGGTGTTGGTCAACGGGATTAACGCGGGGCTGGGTTTTCTGGGAATGAATGCCTTCCATCAACCTTTTGACATGATTACCATGCTCGGCTTTTTGATTCTGCTGGGCACCGTGGTCAATAATCCAATTCTGATTGTCGACCAGACTCGGCGTTGTTTGCTTGAACAGGGCACTTCCGTAAAAGACGCCATTCACCGGGCGCTGAAAAAACGCTTAAAGCCTATTCTGATGTCCACCGCCACCACCATATTTGGTCTGGCGCCACTGGTACTGATTCCCGGCGAAGGCACCGAACTCTACCGCGGTGTTGGCATTATCGTCCTCAGTGGCATTTTGGTATCCACGGTATTGAGCTTAACGTTTTTACCGGCGCTGTTGATGGCGCTGTTAAAACCCACCCAACCGCAAAAGGGCCAGGCGAAAGATATTTCTGAAGGGTTCAAAACGCTTGGATAA
- a CDS encoding DUF1499 domain-containing protein, producing the protein MSSPSNRLLNTALFIALAICLLLFVVAICGYRLEFWRFGMSAKIIRWGIYLAMGVGVAGIGVFIKALIDKSSVVPAIAAVAIAVIPVAMVVPKVLEARSVPKIHDITTDLVTPPAFDKVVLLRGDNSNPLDRANPELAKLQSDAYPDIQPIVSQLTLPQAIERAADVAESLGWEVVNLDQSTGLVEAVVTTPMFGFKDDVVVRVTRNDGDTRIDLRSVSRVGRSDLGANAARIRRFIQAF; encoded by the coding sequence ATGTCTTCACCATCAAATCGTTTACTCAATACCGCGTTATTTATTGCGCTTGCTATCTGTCTGCTGCTGTTTGTTGTGGCGATATGCGGCTACCGACTGGAATTTTGGCGTTTTGGTATGTCGGCAAAAATCATTCGCTGGGGAATTTATCTGGCGATGGGTGTCGGTGTCGCCGGTATCGGTGTGTTTATCAAAGCGTTAATTGATAAAAGCTCTGTTGTGCCCGCTATCGCTGCGGTTGCCATCGCGGTGATACCGGTTGCGATGGTGGTGCCAAAAGTGCTGGAGGCGCGATCGGTACCGAAAATACACGACATCACCACCGATCTGGTGACGCCACCGGCGTTTGACAAAGTGGTGCTGTTGAGGGGTGACAACAGTAACCCATTGGATCGCGCCAATCCCGAATTGGCAAAACTGCAAAGTGATGCCTACCCGGATATTCAGCCCATTGTGTCGCAGCTCACACTACCGCAGGCGATTGAGCGTGCCGCTGACGTTGCCGAAAGCTTGGGCTGGGAAGTGGTCAATCTTGATCAATCAACGGGTCTGGTGGAAGCGGTTGTAACGACGCCCATGTTTGGTTTTAAAGACGATGTGGTTGTGCGTGTCACCCGTAATGACGGTGACACCCGCATCGACCTGCGTTCAGTATCTCGCGTCGGCCGCAGTGATCTAGGTGCCAATGCTGCTCGTATCAGGCGTTTTATCCAAGCGTTTTGA
- a CDS encoding efflux RND transporter periplasmic adaptor subunit: protein MISAQATEVDVFYPAPEPTYQALTLTGTVEAVQNANLASLQAGVIERFFVEVGDRVTQGQKLMALDATLAKLTLAEARASVASSKVNLAEAKRLYQEALALSEQQALAQTLIARRKAAVSIAEAELSKQSSSLAYQQELVNQHTLYAPFNGVISQRNADLGEWVTQQSSVLGLVQQDKLRLVVSIPQEYYRLLKQPENIVVMVTPGVTGADGFKSTISRYVAVSNEQSRAFTAHIDLPALENLVPGMSASANLQFGATQQQLIWLPKKALKQHPDGGSSVFAVINGVAERFIVSVVDEKEQQIAVTGAPANHAYVTSGIALLRDGEPLTIKRTQP from the coding sequence GTGATATCAGCTCAAGCCACTGAAGTGGACGTGTTCTACCCGGCACCGGAGCCGACGTACCAAGCACTCACGCTAACGGGCACTGTGGAAGCGGTGCAAAACGCCAACCTGGCCAGTTTGCAGGCAGGGGTTATCGAGCGATTTTTTGTGGAAGTTGGCGACCGGGTAACCCAAGGGCAAAAGTTGATGGCACTGGATGCCACATTGGCAAAACTGACACTGGCCGAAGCAAGAGCCAGCGTTGCCAGCAGCAAAGTCAACCTTGCAGAGGCGAAACGGCTTTATCAGGAAGCGTTGGCACTATCAGAACAACAGGCACTGGCACAAACTCTGATTGCCCGGCGCAAAGCGGCTGTATCCATTGCCGAAGCAGAGTTGAGCAAACAATCATCCAGCCTCGCCTATCAACAGGAACTGGTGAATCAACACACCCTGTATGCGCCATTCAATGGTGTGATTTCCCAGCGCAATGCGGACCTCGGCGAATGGGTGACGCAACAAAGTTCGGTGTTGGGCCTGGTTCAGCAAGACAAACTCCGCTTGGTGGTTTCTATTCCGCAAGAGTATTACCGGCTTTTAAAACAGCCGGAGAATATTGTGGTAATGGTAACTCCCGGCGTTACCGGCGCAGATGGGTTCAAAAGTACCATCAGCCGCTACGTGGCGGTCTCCAACGAACAAAGCCGGGCTTTTACCGCTCATATTGACCTGCCTGCATTGGAAAATCTGGTACCTGGTATGTCCGCCAGTGCCAACTTGCAGTTCGGCGCAACACAACAGCAGCTGATCTGGCTGCCTAAGAAAGCACTCAAACAGCATCCAGACGGCGGCAGCAGTGTATTTGCTGTAATTAACGGTGTGGCGGAGCGCTTTATCGTCAGCGTCGTCGATGAAAAAGAGCAACAGATCGCGGTGACTGGGGCACCAGCCAACCACGCTTATGTCACCTCAGGTATCGCCCTGCTGCGTGACGGAGAGCCATTGACCATTAAGCGTACACAACCATGA